The sequence below is a genomic window from Dictyostelium discoideum AX4 chromosome 5 chromosome, whole genome shotgun sequence.
ttcaatatcaaatgaaattaaataaataaataaataaataatttcctCAGaggtaatttttttatctattttatttaaactttaataataaaactcaATTTCCAAtgttagaaaaaaaaaaaaaaaaaaaaaaaaaaaacatatcaAAGTtatataatttgaaattgttttttttatatatatattatatatattaattttaattttttaatcacTGAAACTCTGAatcttattttaattgttttataactgcttttttttttttttcttttttttctttttttttttctaaactgAATTTTtacacaaataaaaaataaaaataaaaataaataaaaaaaataaaaactaatcAAATCTTAAATTCGTGcaaatcttttattattataataataatcaatttagTATTACAATCTCTCTTTTCATACACAACCGCCACGTTGTGTTTGTAATTGATcccttaatttttttaagtcCAATATTTACTTTaagaatctttttttttttttttttttcctttttttttttttttttttttttttttttttttcaaaattttttctaatttttataaataaattgaaaattgatCGAACCGATCTGACTTTTTGTGCATAACGGAggctttaaaaaaaaaatcaaaatatttttaatttatttaatttttttttttttttttttttttttttttggctgATAATTTACTATCAGAAAACACACCACCTTTctaaatttagttttttgttatttttatttttttttattttttttttttttttttttttttttttttagagcAGTTGCAATTGGtgtatattatttatttatttatttatttgtttgtttgttttttaaaatttatattatttattcacaaaaaaaaaaaataaaaaaaaaaaaaaaaaaaattcaaaaaacaaagaatttaaaaaaaaaaaaaaaaaaatactttgatttaaaaacaaaGGGAATGAGTTCAGAGGATTTACAGGATCACCATGAAATTGGAAATGAggtgattaaaaaaaaaggggtttacacaaaaaaaaaatgtcaagattgtttctttttaatattatttttattattttgggcTGGTATGATCGTTGTGGCAGCATTTGGTGTAAAAAATGGTAAACCTGATAGGTatgtaaaataaatcaagaataattgaaaaaaaaaaaaaaaaaaaaaaaaaaaaaaaaattaccaaaaaaccaaaaactaaaataaaaattacaatGGTTATATATTACCTCATATATTACCTCgcatatattaattttattttaatattttattttattttattttatttttttaaaaaaatttgaaaaaaaaaaaaaaaaaaaaagaattgttAAAGGTACAGATCAATATGGtaatatttgtggtgttAATAATATAGAACAAggtattttaaatgaaacacAAGCAAGAGATACAACTAATGAACCATatgtatattttatatattatccAGACTTGATTGGAATTAATTATAGAGTTATTTGTATTGAAGAATGTCCAAATTCTACATATACAGATTTGAATGatccaaatcaattaatttgtGATTATGGTACAGTTCCAGCAACCAATCAAATATCACCAAATGGAACATGTATGGGAAAAATTAAGAGtaaattaatattcaatCGTTGTATACCCGATGTAACCAATACATCAGTGGTATTGAATTCAATTGTCGATGAAATCTatcaatttgtaaataatcaaCTTACATCGGATCTCAGTGTAGAGATATTAACAGATTTAACTAATTCATGGcgttatttaatttatggCGCATTGATTGCAATGGGGTTGGGTTTGACAtggatatttttattaagatTTTTCGCAGGTTTCATTACATGGCTAACTGTATTCGCAGCATATGCATGTCTTGGTCTATTGACGGCTCAGGTGTATTTCCAATGGCAAGATTCAAAGGATGCCTATGAGAATACAATCCCATCACAACGTTTAGTTATGCAAGAGAAGAATATATTGGCATTAAAGGTGATTTTCATTATTCTTTGTGTGGTTTGTGGTATTTTCGCATTGATTCTATTGGCTTTGTTTAGTCGTATTCGTATTGCAATTCGTATCATTAAAGAGTGTAGTAGAGCCATTGGTATTATGCCatcaattttctttttcccaATTTTCATATTCCTTTTATTATGTGGTTTCACAGTTTATTGGGTTTACATTGGTGTTTATTTAGCTACGGCCGGTTCACCAACTTATGACGATCAATATAGATTCACAGGTTATGAAGCGGATTCAAAGTTACAGAAAATTCAAATCTATCATTTCTTTGGCTACCTTTGGACTTTTGCTTTCATCTTAGCATTGAATCAAACTACGATCGCTGGTGCAATCTCATCATGGTATTGGGTACAAGATAAAAAGGATACACCTTTCTTCCCAGTTTGGTCTTCATTTTTCAGGGTAATTCGTTATCATTTAGGTTCAATTGCATTGGGTTCTCTCATTTTGGCCATTGTACAATTCATTCGTTGGGTATTACGTTTCTTGGAGAAGAAATTCAAAGGAAAGGAAGCTTATTTGGCAAGATTCATCGTTAGATGtttaaattgtatttttGGTTGTTTTGAAAGATTCATAAAGTTTTTAGATAAAAATGCCTATATCATGGTTTCCATCTATGGTTACTCTTTTTGTCAAGGTGCAAAGAGAGGTTTCCAATTGGTTCTCACCAATATCCTTAGAGTGGCCGCTGTAAATTTAGTAAGTTCTTTCTTAATGTTTTTAGGTAGAGTTTTCATTACCGCCGCAACCGTTGGTATCTCACTTTATCTCTTAAAAGAGCATgaaaatttatctttttatatCATTCCTGTAATCTTAATTGGTTTCATCGCTTTTGCCATTTCAACTGGTTTCATGTCTGTTTATGATATGTCTATCGATACAATGTTGTTATGTTTCTGTGAAGATTGTGAAAGAAATGATGGTTCTCCAGAACGTCCATACTATATGAGTAAATCACTTAGAAAATTCGTTGATGGAAAAGGTCGTTCAAAATgttgttaaaaaataaaaaaaataaaaaaaataaaaatgttataaataaaataaaataaaataaaataaaataatatttatttttaattatatcttttaaagGGTTaagaaagaaat
It includes:
- the slc44a2 gene encoding solute carrier family 44 protein member 2 produces the protein MSSEDLQDHHEIGNEVIKKKGVYTKKKCQDCFFLILFLLFWAGMIVVAAFGVKNGKPDRIVKGTDQYGNICGVNNIEQGILNETQARDTTNEPYVYFIYYPDLIGINYRVICIEECPNSTYTDLNDPNQLICDYGTVPATNQISPNGTCMGKIKSKLIFNRCIPDVTNTSVVLNSIVDEIYQFVNNQLTSDLSVEILTDLTNSWRYLIYGALIAMGLGLTWIFLLRFFAGFITWLTVFAAYACLGLLTAQVYFQWQDSKDAYENTIPSQRLVMQEKNILALKVIFIILCVVCGIFALILLALFSRIRIAIRIIKECSRAIGIMPSIFFFPIFIFLLLCGFTVYWVYIGVYLATAGSPTYDDQYRFTGYEADSKLQKIQIYHFFGYLWTFAFILALNQTTIAGAISSWYWVQDKKDTPFFPVWSSFFRVIRYHLGSIALGSLILAIVQFIRWVLRFLEKKFKGKEAYLARFIVRCLNCIFGCFERFIKFLDKNAYIMVSIYGYSFCQGAKRGFQLVLTNILRVAAVNLVSSFLMFLGRVFITAATVGISLYLLKEHENLSFYIIPVILIGFIAFAISTGFMSVYDMSIDTMLLCFCEDCERNDGSPERPYYMSKSLRKFVDGKGRSKCC